A stretch of the Streptomyces sp. NBC_00654 genome encodes the following:
- a CDS encoding ROK family protein has translation MHTDLVAALDIGGTKIAGALVDGGGTLLVRAQRPTPARRDAETVMGAVGEVLSELMASPLWSRAASVGIGSAGPVDASAGTVSPVNVPCWRDFPLVERVHKATGGLVVTLVGDGVAMTAAEHWLGAARGYDNALCLVVSTGVGGGLVLGGRLHPGPTGNAGHIGHLSVDLDGDPCPCGSRGCVERLASGPNIARRALESGWSPGPDGDVTAAAVAAAARAGDPVAVASYERAAQALAAGIAATATLVEIGIAVIGGGVAGAGDVLFAPLRRSLRDYATLSFVRQLVVAPAVMGTDAGLVGAAAAAATAARRPTAP, from the coding sequence ATGCATACCGACCTCGTCGCCGCGCTCGACATCGGAGGCACCAAGATCGCCGGTGCGCTGGTGGACGGCGGCGGAACCCTTCTCGTACGGGCGCAACGGCCGACGCCCGCCCGGCGGGATGCCGAGACGGTGATGGGCGCCGTCGGTGAGGTGCTGTCCGAACTGATGGCGTCGCCGCTGTGGAGCCGGGCGGCCTCCGTCGGGATCGGCAGCGCGGGCCCCGTGGATGCCTCGGCCGGTACGGTGAGCCCGGTCAACGTCCCGTGCTGGCGGGACTTTCCGCTGGTGGAGCGGGTGCACAAGGCGACCGGGGGACTGGTCGTCACACTCGTCGGCGACGGGGTGGCGATGACTGCGGCCGAGCACTGGCTCGGTGCGGCGCGCGGCTACGACAACGCGCTCTGCCTCGTGGTGTCCACGGGCGTCGGCGGTGGTCTGGTCCTCGGCGGCAGACTGCACCCGGGCCCCACGGGCAACGCCGGTCACATCGGTCACCTCAGTGTGGACCTGGACGGTGACCCGTGCCCGTGCGGCTCCCGCGGCTGCGTCGAACGCCTCGCCAGCGGGCCGAACATCGCCCGCCGGGCCCTGGAGAGCGGCTGGAGCCCCGGCCCGGACGGCGATGTCACAGCCGCCGCCGTGGCCGCCGCCGCCCGTGCCGGGGACCCGGTCGCCGTCGCCTCGTACGAGCGGGCGGCCCAGGCACTGGCCGCCGGGATCGCCGCTACCGCCACGCTCGTCGAGATCGGGATCGCGGTGATCGGCGGAGGCGTGGCCGGTGCGGGAGACGTGCTCTTCGCCCCCCTGCGCCGGTCCCTGCGTGACTACGCCACGCTCTCGTTCGTCCGTCAGCTCGTGGTGGCGCCCGCCGTGATGGGGACGGACGCGGGGCTGGTGGGAGCCGCGGCCGCCGCCGCGACGGCCGCGCGACGGCCGACGGCCCCCTGA
- a CDS encoding LacI family DNA-binding transcriptional regulator, protein MAETTRHSEPRYGNRPTMKDVAARAGVGLKTVSRVVNSEPGVTPDTERRVQEAIDALGFRRNDSARVLRKGRTASIGLVLEDLADPFYGPLSRAVEEVARAHGALLINGSSAEDPEREQELVLALCARRVDGLIVIPAGDDHRYLEPEMKAGIATVFVDRPAGRINADMVLSDSFGGAREGVAHLIAHGHRRIGFIGDQPRIHTATERLRGYHAAMADAGVEVEDGWVSLGSTDPGRVRAAAERMLAGPEPVTALFAGNNRVTVTAVRVLAERERPVALVGFDDIELADLLGITVISQDAAAVGRTAAEHLFRRLDGVDHAPVRVELPTTLIARGSGELPPA, encoded by the coding sequence GTGGCCGAGACCACCCGTCACTCCGAGCCCCGCTACGGCAACCGGCCGACCATGAAGGACGTGGCGGCCCGCGCCGGAGTGGGCCTCAAGACGGTCTCGCGGGTGGTGAACAGCGAACCGGGTGTCACCCCCGACACCGAACGCCGGGTCCAGGAGGCGATCGACGCTCTCGGCTTCCGCCGCAACGACAGCGCGCGCGTCCTGCGCAAGGGCCGCACCGCCTCCATCGGCCTGGTCCTGGAAGACCTCGCCGACCCCTTCTACGGCCCGCTGAGCCGCGCGGTGGAGGAGGTGGCCCGCGCGCACGGCGCGCTCCTGATCAACGGTTCGAGCGCCGAGGACCCCGAGCGCGAGCAGGAACTCGTCCTCGCGCTGTGCGCCCGCCGTGTGGACGGTCTGATCGTGATCCCCGCGGGCGACGACCACCGGTATCTGGAGCCGGAGATGAAGGCGGGCATCGCCACGGTCTTCGTGGACCGCCCGGCGGGCCGGATCAACGCCGACATGGTCCTCTCGGACAGCTTCGGCGGCGCCCGCGAAGGCGTCGCCCATCTGATCGCGCACGGCCACCGGAGGATCGGCTTCATCGGCGACCAGCCCCGTATCCACACGGCCACCGAGCGACTGCGCGGCTACCACGCGGCGATGGCGGACGCGGGCGTCGAGGTCGAGGACGGCTGGGTCTCGCTCGGCTCCACCGACCCCGGGCGGGTCCGGGCGGCGGCCGAGAGGATGCTCGCCGGACCGGAACCGGTCACCGCGCTGTTCGCGGGCAACAACCGGGTGACGGTGACCGCGGTACGCGTCCTGGCGGAGCGGGAACGCCCCGTGGCCCTGGTCGGCTTCGACGACATCGAGCTGGCCGATCTGCTCGGCATCACCGTCATCTCGCAGGACGCGGCGGCAGTGGGCCGCACCGCCGCCGAGCATCTGTTCCGCCGCCTGGACGGCGTCGACCACGCCCCGGTCCGGGTGGAGCTCCCGACGACGCTCATCGCACGCGGCTCCGGCGAACTGCCGCCCGCCTGA
- a CDS encoding aldolase/citrate lyase family protein — MGQQEQVATSLAGTVSEAISASLTAVDAELARRYPGDPGTRQPVHTVYVPGDVFTAGTIRSWGDRALEALDTHAPDAASFAAVLGIPEDLAGPVHDRVRAKLEREPVEDLRIDFEDGYGPRSDAEEDEAAARAAQLVSQAYADGTAAPYMGIRMKCMEAAVRDRGIRTTDVFLTGLMRAGGLPDGLVLTLPKVTYPEQVTAFVRLLEAFEEAHGLDAGRLGFEIQIETSQSILAADGTAAVARMIDAAGGRATGLHYGTFDYSACVGVSAAYQASDHPAADHAKAVMQVAAAGTGVRVSDGSTNVLPVGPTPQVHDAWRLHYGLTRRALARAYYQGWDMHPGHLPTRYAAVYTFYREGLEQAAARLAAYVAKAGGDVMDEPATAKALSGYLLRGIDCGALDTAEVARLTGLTRADLDAFASPRRGGLTVTAP, encoded by the coding sequence ATGGGTCAGCAGGAGCAGGTGGCAACGAGCCTCGCCGGTACGGTCAGCGAGGCCATCAGCGCCTCCCTCACGGCGGTGGACGCGGAACTCGCCCGCCGCTACCCGGGTGACCCCGGCACCCGCCAGCCCGTGCACACCGTCTACGTCCCCGGTGACGTGTTCACCGCCGGCACCATTCGTTCCTGGGGAGACAGGGCGCTGGAGGCCCTCGACACCCACGCTCCCGACGCCGCCTCCTTCGCCGCCGTCCTCGGCATTCCGGAGGACCTGGCCGGGCCCGTCCACGACCGCGTACGCGCCAAGCTGGAGCGCGAGCCCGTCGAGGACCTGCGCATCGACTTCGAGGACGGCTACGGCCCGCGCTCCGACGCCGAGGAGGACGAGGCCGCGGCCCGCGCCGCACAGCTCGTCTCGCAGGCGTACGCGGACGGCACCGCGGCCCCGTACATGGGGATCCGGATGAAGTGCATGGAGGCCGCCGTACGGGACCGCGGAATCCGTACCACGGATGTGTTCCTCACCGGACTGATGCGGGCCGGCGGGCTGCCCGACGGGCTCGTGCTGACGCTGCCGAAGGTGACGTACCCGGAACAGGTCACCGCGTTCGTCCGCCTTCTCGAAGCCTTCGAGGAGGCCCATGGCCTCGACGCCGGCCGGCTCGGTTTCGAGATCCAGATCGAGACCAGTCAGTCGATCCTCGCCGCCGACGGCACCGCCGCCGTGGCCCGCATGATCGACGCCGCTGGGGGCCGGGCGACCGGTCTGCACTACGGCACCTTCGACTACAGCGCCTGCGTCGGTGTCAGCGCCGCGTACCAGGCCAGTGACCATCCGGCCGCCGACCACGCCAAGGCGGTCATGCAGGTCGCCGCCGCGGGCACCGGCGTGCGCGTCTCCGACGGCTCCACCAACGTCCTGCCCGTCGGTCCCACCCCTCAGGTCCACGACGCCTGGAGGCTCCACTACGGACTCACCCGCCGTGCCCTGGCCCGCGCCTACTACCAGGGCTGGGACATGCACCCGGGGCATCTGCCCACCCGCTACGCGGCCGTCTACACCTTCTACCGCGAGGGCCTGGAACAGGCCGCGGCCCGCCTCGCCGCGTACGTCGCCAAGGCGGGCGGCGACGTCATGGACGAACCGGCCACCGCCAAGGCGCTCAGCGGCTACCTGCTGCGCGGCATCGACTGCGGCGCCCTGGACACCGCCGAGGTCGCCCGGCTCACCGGTCTCACCCGCGCGGACCTCGACGCCTTCGCCTCGCCGCGCCGGGGCGGGCTGACGGTCACCGCGCCCTGA
- a CDS encoding electron transfer flavoprotein subunit alpha/FixB family protein — MAEVLVFVDHVDGAVRKPTLELLTLARRLGDPVAVAVGAGAAGTAGVLAEHGAVRVLTAQGPEFADYLVVPRVDALVAAFGAVSPVAVLLPSSAEAKEIAARVAVRTGSGIITDAVDVEAGEAGPVAVQSAFAASFTTRSRVVKGVPVITVKPNSAPVEAAPAAGAVQELAVEFSDLSTAARVLSRTPRESTGRPELTEAAIVVSGGRGVNGAENFPLIEALADSLGAAVGASRAAVDAGWYPHSSQVGQTGKSVSPQLYIASGISGAIQHRAGMQTSKTIVAINKDAEAPIFDLVDYGIVGDLFDVVPQLTEEINTRKG, encoded by the coding sequence ATGGCTGAAGTTCTGGTTTTTGTCGATCATGTGGACGGTGCGGTCCGTAAGCCCACGCTGGAGCTGCTGACGCTGGCGCGGCGGCTGGGTGATCCGGTGGCGGTGGCGGTGGGTGCCGGTGCGGCCGGGACGGCGGGGGTGCTCGCGGAGCACGGTGCGGTGCGGGTGCTGACCGCGCAGGGTCCGGAGTTCGCGGATTATCTGGTGGTGCCGCGGGTCGACGCGCTGGTGGCGGCGTTCGGGGCGGTGTCGCCGGTGGCGGTGCTGCTGCCGTCGTCGGCGGAGGCGAAGGAGATCGCGGCGCGGGTCGCGGTGCGTACGGGTTCGGGGATCATCACGGACGCGGTGGACGTGGAGGCGGGCGAGGCGGGTCCGGTCGCGGTGCAGTCCGCGTTCGCGGCGTCGTTCACGACGCGGTCGCGGGTCGTGAAGGGGGTTCCGGTGATCACGGTGAAGCCGAACTCGGCGCCGGTCGAGGCGGCTCCGGCCGCGGGTGCGGTCCAGGAGCTGGCGGTGGAGTTCTCGGACCTGTCGACGGCGGCGCGGGTGCTGTCGCGGACGCCGCGGGAGTCGACGGGGCGTCCCGAGCTGACCGAGGCCGCGATCGTGGTGTCCGGCGGCCGGGGGGTGAACGGGGCGGAGAACTTCCCGCTGATCGAGGCGCTCGCGGACTCCCTCGGCGCGGCGGTCGGTGCCTCGCGTGCCGCGGTCGACGCCGGGTGGTACCCGCACTCCAGCCAGGTCGGGCAGACCGGCAAGTCGGTCTCCCCGCAGCTGTACATCGCTTCCGGGATCTCCGGCGCGATCCAGCACCGGGCCGGGATGCAGACCTCGAAGACGATCGTCGCGATCAACAAGGACGCCGAGGCCCCGATCTTCGACCTCGTCGACTACGGGATCGTCGGAGACCTCTTCGACGTCGTGCCCCAGCTCACCGAGGAGATCAACACCCGCAAGGGCTGA
- a CDS encoding electron transfer flavoprotein subunit beta/FixA family protein: MSLRIVVCVKYVPDATGDRRFADDLTVDREDVDGLLSELDEYAVEQALRIADGVDGAEVTVLTVGPEDAKDALRKALSMGADRAVHVEDDALHGTDAMGTSLVLAKAVGRAGFDLVICGMASTDGTMGVLPALLAERLGVAQVTLLSEVSVGDGAVRGRRDGDTASEVLEASLPAVVSVTDQSGEARYPSFKGIMAAKKKPVESLDLDDLGIGADEVGLGGAWTVVDAAVERPARTAGTVVKDEGEGGRRLAEFLAGRKFI; the protein is encoded by the coding sequence GTGAGCTTGAGGATCGTTGTCTGTGTGAAGTATGTGCCCGACGCGACCGGTGACCGGCGTTTCGCCGATGACCTGACGGTGGACCGTGAGGATGTCGATGGTCTGTTGTCGGAGCTGGACGAGTACGCGGTCGAGCAGGCGTTGCGGATCGCGGACGGGGTGGACGGGGCTGAGGTGACCGTGCTGACGGTGGGTCCCGAGGACGCGAAGGACGCGTTGCGCAAGGCGTTGTCGATGGGTGCGGACCGGGCTGTTCATGTGGAGGACGACGCTCTGCACGGTACGGACGCGATGGGGACGTCGCTGGTGCTGGCGAAGGCGGTCGGGCGGGCGGGGTTCGATCTGGTGATCTGTGGGATGGCGTCGACGGACGGCACGATGGGTGTGCTGCCGGCGTTGCTCGCGGAGCGGCTGGGGGTGGCTCAGGTGACGTTGTTGTCGGAGGTGTCGGTCGGGGACGGTGCGGTGCGGGGGCGTCGGGACGGTGACACGGCCAGTGAGGTGCTGGAGGCGTCGTTGCCGGCGGTGGTGTCGGTGACCGACCAGTCGGGCGAGGCGCGGTATCCGTCGTTCAAGGGGATCATGGCGGCGAAGAAGAAGCCGGTGGAGTCGCTGGATCTGGATGATCTGGGGATCGGCGCGGACGAGGTCGGTCTGGGGGGTGCGTGGACGGTCGTGGACGCGGCGGTGGAGCGTCCGGCGCGGACGGCGGGCACGGTCGTGAAGGACGAGGGTGAGGGCGGCAGGCGGCTGGCCGAGTTCCTCGCGGGCCGGAAGTTCATCTGA
- a CDS encoding flavin reductase family protein: MTASPDLATTRTASPDLLRSVFRQHAAGVAVITAAGDSPVGFTATSLNSVAAEPPLVSFGVGVSSSSWPVIAEAEFVGVHILGEHQEELAARFARSGSDRFGPATDWRSGPEGVPVLGGVSAWLVCRVVARVPAGDHRIVIARAEAGDPAGGGRPLVYHQGRFTALRD, encoded by the coding sequence ATGACGGCTTCGCCCGATCTCGCCACCACCCGCACCGCCTCGCCCGACCTTCTCCGCTCCGTCTTCAGGCAGCACGCCGCGGGCGTCGCTGTGATCACCGCGGCCGGCGACTCCCCGGTCGGCTTCACCGCCACGTCGCTCAACTCCGTCGCCGCCGAACCGCCGCTCGTCTCCTTCGGCGTGGGCGTCTCCTCCTCCAGCTGGCCGGTGATCGCCGAGGCCGAATTCGTCGGCGTCCACATACTCGGTGAGCACCAGGAGGAGCTGGCCGCCAGGTTCGCGCGGAGCGGGTCCGACCGGTTCGGCCCGGCCACCGACTGGCGCAGCGGCCCCGAAGGCGTACCGGTGCTGGGCGGGGTGTCGGCCTGGCTGGTGTGCCGTGTGGTCGCCCGTGTCCCCGCCGGGGACCACCGCATCGTGATCGCTCGGGCGGAGGCCGGTGACCCGGCCGGAGGCGGCCGTCCGCTGGTCTACCACCAGGGGCGTTTCACGGCTCTGCGAGACTGA
- a CDS encoding thioredoxin family protein, with protein sequence MDGRTRNDRLDASQLGAELGDRATLVQFSSAFCQPCRATRRTLVEVAGMVEGVAHIEIDAEAHLTLVRQLDITSTPTVLVLDARGDVVRRASGQPRTMDVVAALGRAI encoded by the coding sequence GTGGACGGGCGGACACGCAACGACAGGCTCGACGCGTCCCAACTCGGCGCGGAACTGGGGGATCGGGCCACCCTCGTCCAGTTCTCCAGCGCCTTCTGCCAGCCCTGCCGGGCCACCCGGCGCACGCTCGTGGAGGTGGCCGGGATGGTCGAAGGGGTCGCCCACATCGAGATCGACGCGGAGGCGCATCTCACTCTCGTGAGGCAGTTGGACATCACCAGTACGCCGACCGTACTGGTGCTCGATGCCCGGGGGGACGTCGTCCGCCGGGCATCGGGGCAGCCGCGCACCATGGACGTCGTCGCGGCACTGGGGCGGGCCATATGA
- a CDS encoding 1-acyl-sn-glycerol-3-phosphate acyltransferase, translating to MAELVYRPVIGAARTLFKALDLKIDTQGSEHIPKTGGAVLVSNHISYLDFIFTGLGALPQKRLVRFMAKESVFRHRISGPLMRGMKHIPVDRNQGEDAYAHALESLRSGEIVGVFPEATISQSFTLKSFKSGAARLAQEAGVPLIPMALWGTQRIWTKGRPRNFKRSHIPITIRVGEPVEAPADQYAGAITRRLRERVQELLEAAQRAYPVRPRDASDTWWVPAHLGGTAPTPAEVRELG from the coding sequence ATGGCAGAACTCGTCTATCGGCCGGTCATCGGCGCCGCTCGCACTCTGTTCAAGGCGCTCGACCTGAAGATCGACACTCAGGGTTCGGAGCACATCCCGAAGACCGGCGGTGCGGTACTGGTCAGCAACCACATCAGCTATCTGGACTTCATCTTCACCGGCCTCGGCGCCCTGCCGCAGAAGCGGCTCGTCCGGTTCATGGCGAAGGAATCGGTCTTCCGGCACCGGATCTCCGGCCCCCTGATGCGCGGGATGAAGCACATCCCGGTCGACCGCAACCAGGGCGAGGACGCGTACGCGCACGCGCTCGAATCGCTGCGCTCCGGTGAGATCGTCGGGGTGTTCCCGGAAGCGACCATCTCGCAGTCGTTCACGCTCAAGAGCTTCAAGTCGGGCGCCGCCCGGCTGGCCCAGGAGGCCGGCGTACCGCTGATCCCGATGGCCCTGTGGGGCACGCAGCGGATCTGGACCAAGGGACGGCCGCGCAATTTCAAGCGCAGCCACATCCCGATCACCATCCGGGTCGGCGAGCCCGTGGAGGCGCCCGCAGACCAGTACGCCGGTGCCATCACCCGGCGACTGCGGGAGCGGGTGCAGGAGCTCCTCGAAGCCGCGCAGCGCGCCTATCCGGTGCGCCCCCGGGACGCGAGCGACACCTGGTGGGTGCCCGCCCACCTCGGAGGCACGGCCCCGACACCCGCCGAGGTGCGCGAGCTCGGCTGA
- a CDS encoding TetR/AcrR family transcriptional regulator, translating to MPARIDLEQRRADVIEAAFRLLVDEGFSGLSLRKVAAESGWNIGSVRHYFDDHRSLLMAAASEVGARMGRRLTRYPADALSGLTGESAVNALQELVEELLPIDEERRVESIVLTEFIVAARVNPIFRPVTEQMAADMRQVITDALGVLDVDEPAEEAERLIAVLGGLILDSVTPHGSIGVERLRRTLRAHLRSILVNSPGAAPTTH from the coding sequence ATGCCAGCTCGAATTGATCTCGAACAGCGCCGCGCGGATGTCATCGAGGCTGCTTTCCGCCTCCTGGTCGACGAGGGCTTCAGCGGTTTGTCACTGCGGAAGGTCGCCGCCGAATCGGGGTGGAACATCGGATCGGTACGCCATTACTTCGACGACCACCGCAGTCTTCTCATGGCGGCCGCGAGCGAGGTCGGCGCCCGCATGGGAAGAAGACTCACCCGGTATCCGGCCGACGCCCTGTCCGGACTCACGGGCGAATCCGCCGTCAACGCCCTGCAGGAACTGGTCGAGGAACTCCTGCCGATCGACGAGGAACGCCGCGTCGAGTCGATCGTCCTGACGGAATTCATCGTTGCCGCCCGGGTGAACCCGATCTTCCGCCCGGTGACCGAACAGATGGCCGCCGACATGCGTCAGGTCATCACGGACGCCCTGGGCGTTCTCGATGTGGACGAGCCGGCCGAGGAGGCCGAGCGGCTCATCGCGGTCCTGGGCGGCCTGATTCTCGATTCGGTGACGCCGCACGGGTCGATCGGCGTCGAGCGGCTGCGCAGAACACTGCGGGCGCACCTGCGCTCGATCCTGGTGAATTCGCCCGGCGCCGCACCGACCACCCATTGA
- a CDS encoding MFS transporter has protein sequence MPAWLFALLAAAFVFYTDDYVIAGVLPELAKDMEVSEAHAGQLVTVFSLTVALAAPVAAFALARVSRRRLFTASFAIFIVANLAAASATGFGLLVALRIVAALAAAASTPAVFAYAAGRAPAGRIGGYVAVVSLGVTGSIAAGVPIGTWIGGHYGWRATFLSMAVAGAAALLLLLLTLPREREAAGEALSVPEQLRALANAPVALGLLANCVLMTGSMMMLTYMAPFLTSVSRADVDQRALSFSLSGVAGILCIWAGGKATDRWGPDRTLIAGISAFTCVMAALGVLWSVRPVPFSVLLVVGTVWGGIAFWNSPAIQARLYLLAGPAAPQAMALNTSGTYLGVSLGGVVGGLTLSTLGAGLLPAIAAALGLGALALLALAVGASKRSPSGREAVVEP, from the coding sequence GTGCCCGCATGGCTTTTCGCTCTGCTCGCTGCGGCTTTTGTGTTCTATACGGATGACTATGTGATCGCGGGGGTTCTGCCGGAACTCGCGAAAGATATGGAGGTCAGCGAGGCGCACGCCGGTCAGCTGGTCACCGTTTTCTCTCTCACTGTCGCGCTGGCCGCACCGGTCGCCGCGTTCGCCTTGGCCCGGGTGTCACGCCGTCGCCTGTTCACCGCCTCGTTCGCGATCTTCATCGTGGCGAACCTGGCAGCTGCCTCGGCAACCGGCTTCGGCCTTCTGGTGGCCCTGCGGATCGTGGCCGCGCTCGCGGCGGCGGCCTCCACACCGGCGGTGTTCGCGTACGCCGCCGGGCGGGCTCCGGCAGGCCGGATCGGCGGGTACGTGGCGGTGGTGTCACTCGGCGTCACGGGGTCGATCGCCGCCGGGGTTCCGATCGGCACCTGGATCGGCGGCCACTACGGCTGGCGAGCGACGTTCCTCTCGATGGCGGTGGCGGGGGCCGCGGCGCTGCTCCTCCTGCTCCTGACCCTGCCCCGCGAGCGGGAGGCGGCCGGTGAGGCGCTCAGCGTCCCCGAACAGCTGCGCGCCCTCGCCAACGCGCCGGTAGCGCTGGGACTGCTGGCGAACTGCGTGCTCATGACCGGTTCGATGATGATGCTGACGTACATGGCTCCCTTCCTCACCTCCGTGAGCCGGGCCGACGTGGATCAGCGCGCGCTGTCCTTCAGCCTGTCCGGGGTCGCCGGCATCCTCTGTATCTGGGCGGGTGGGAAGGCCACCGACCGGTGGGGGCCGGACCGCACGCTGATCGCCGGAATCAGCGCGTTCACCTGCGTCATGGCGGCACTCGGGGTGCTGTGGTCCGTCCGTCCGGTGCCGTTCTCCGTGCTCCTCGTGGTGGGGACGGTCTGGGGCGGCATCGCCTTCTGGAACTCCCCGGCGATCCAGGCACGCCTCTATCTGCTCGCCGGGCCTGCCGCCCCGCAGGCCATGGCGCTCAACACCTCGGGCACCTATCTCGGAGTCTCGCTGGGCGGAGTCGTCGGGGGCCTGACCCTGAGCACCCTGGGGGCCGGGCTTCTGCCGGCCATCGCGGCCGCCCTCGGGCTGGGCGCACTGGCGCTGCTGGCACTCGCTGTCGGCGCCTCGAAGAGATCACCGAGCGGCAGGGAAGCCGTCGTGGAGCCCTGA
- a CDS encoding low specificity L-threonine aldolase: MADSATVRTDARRHHDPQARGFASDNYAGAHPEVLAALALANGGHQVAYGEDDYTGHLQRVMHSHFGSTAEAFPVFNGTGANVVALQALTDRWGAVICAESAHINVDEGGAPERMGGLKLLTVPTPDGKLTPELIDRQAFGWDDEHRAMPQVVSIAQNTELGTVYTPDEIRAICDHAHERGMKVHLDGARIANAAASLDVPMRTFTNTVGVDVLSFGGTKNGALFGEAVVVLNPDAVRAMKHLRKLSMQLASKMRFVSVQLEALLSRDLWLRNARQANAMAQRLAEGVRAIDGAEILYPVQANAVFARLPHDVGERLRKRFRFYYWDETAGDVRWMCAFDTTEDDVDAFIQALKEEMANSSAAK, from the coding sequence GTGGCTGACTCCGCAACCGTAAGGACCGACGCCCGACGTCACCATGACCCGCAGGCACGTGGCTTCGCCAGTGACAACTACGCGGGCGCGCACCCGGAGGTCCTGGCCGCCCTCGCCCTCGCCAACGGCGGCCATCAGGTCGCCTACGGGGAGGACGATTACACCGGCCACCTCCAGCGGGTCATGCACAGTCACTTCGGATCCACCGCCGAGGCCTTCCCGGTCTTCAACGGCACCGGGGCCAACGTCGTCGCCCTCCAGGCGCTGACCGACCGCTGGGGCGCCGTGATCTGCGCCGAGTCCGCCCACATCAATGTGGACGAGGGCGGCGCCCCGGAGCGGATGGGCGGACTGAAGCTGCTCACCGTGCCGACCCCGGACGGCAAGCTGACACCCGAGCTCATCGACCGGCAGGCGTTCGGCTGGGACGACGAGCACCGGGCGATGCCGCAGGTCGTCTCGATCGCCCAGAACACCGAGCTGGGCACGGTCTACACACCGGACGAGATCCGCGCGATCTGCGACCACGCCCACGAGCGGGGCATGAAGGTCCACCTCGACGGTGCCCGGATAGCCAACGCCGCCGCGTCGCTGGACGTACCGATGCGTACGTTCACCAACACGGTCGGTGTCGATGTGCTGTCCTTCGGCGGCACGAAGAACGGTGCCCTCTTCGGCGAGGCCGTCGTCGTGCTCAACCCCGACGCGGTCCGGGCGATGAAGCACCTGCGCAAGCTGTCGATGCAGCTCGCCTCCAAGATGCGCTTCGTCTCCGTCCAGCTGGAGGCCCTGCTCTCGCGTGACCTGTGGCTGCGCAACGCCCGCCAGGCCAACGCCATGGCGCAGCGGCTCGCCGAGGGGGTGCGGGCGATCGACGGGGCGGAGATCCTGTACCCCGTGCAGGCCAACGCCGTCTTCGCGCGACTGCCGCACGATGTCGGTGAACGTCTGCGGAAGCGCTTCCGGTTCTACTACTGGGACGAGACGGCCGGGGACGTCCGCTGGATGTGCGCCTTCGACACGACCGAGGACGACGTCGACGCGTTCATCCAGGCGCTCAAGGAAGAAATGGCGAACAGCTCGGCGGCGAAGTAG
- a CDS encoding SDR family oxidoreductase yields the protein MNGIGKGNGTGTLEGAVIAVAGAAGPAGRATLLRLAEAGATVVASDANPERLAEAVDAARYAHGGATVTGDTVDLLDLSAARDWAAKTEKEFGRIDGLVHLVGGWRGSATFEETDLADWDVLEKLLIRTVQSTSLAFQGGLQRSDRGRYVLISAAGASRPTAGNAAYASAKAAAEAWTLALGDAFRRAGGDEGPRTAAAILVIKALVHDAMRAERPNAKFAGFTDVKELAEAIAGVWDKPAAEVNGKRLWLTPQP from the coding sequence ATGAACGGAATCGGTAAGGGCAACGGAACCGGGACGCTCGAAGGCGCGGTGATCGCGGTGGCCGGAGCGGCGGGCCCGGCCGGCCGGGCGACACTGCTCCGGCTCGCCGAGGCCGGCGCGACCGTCGTCGCGTCCGACGCCAACCCCGAGCGGCTGGCCGAAGCGGTCGACGCGGCGCGGTACGCCCACGGCGGTGCGACCGTCACCGGCGACACCGTCGATCTGCTCGATCTTTCGGCGGCCCGGGACTGGGCGGCCAAGACGGAGAAGGAATTCGGCCGGATCGACGGCCTGGTCCACCTCGTCGGCGGCTGGCGCGGCAGCGCCACCTTCGAGGAGACCGACCTGGCCGACTGGGACGTGCTGGAGAAACTGCTGATCCGCACAGTGCAGTCCACCTCGCTCGCCTTCCAGGGCGGTCTGCAGCGCAGCGACCGGGGCCGCTATGTGCTGATCAGCGCCGCCGGGGCGAGCAGGCCCACGGCGGGCAACGCCGCCTACGCGTCCGCCAAGGCCGCGGCAGAGGCCTGGACGCTCGCGCTCGGCGACGCCTTCCGCAGAGCGGGGGGCGACGAGGGGCCGAGGACGGCGGCTGCGATCCTGGTCATCAAGGCACTGGTGCACGACGCGATGCGCGCCGAGCGCCCGAATGCGAAGTTCGCGGGCTTCACCGACGTCAAGGAGCTGGCCGAGGCCATCGCCGGCGTCTGGGACAAGCCCGCCGCAGAAGTGAACGGAAAGCGCCTGTGGCTGACTCCGCAACCGTAA